The following is a genomic window from Prevotella sp. E13-17.
AGAGGTATCTATTTTATGATAGATGAAGGGGAAACAATACACTTCATCTATCATCGTACCAGTTATGTTCTACGGGACAAAGACCTTTTAGAATATATTAGTGACAAAGATAACTGCCTCTATAACGCTTTTACTAAGTTAGTGGGAGATTATGCTGTTGCCAATTATTTTGTTCCAACTAATCTAAAGAATGAAGACATAAAGAAATTCGTATTTGTCATCGATGAAATTAACCGTGGTGAAATAAACAAGATATTTGGGGAGGCATTTTCCTCTATAGATTCCGGCTACCGTGGCGAGAAAGGTAAGGTGCAAACTCAATACCAGAATATGATTGATAATGACGATGTGTTTAAGGATGGCTTCTACGTCCCAGAAAATGTCTATATCATTGGTACGATGAATGACATTGACCGCAGTGTGGAGAGTATGGACTTTGCAATGCGCCGTCGTTTTGCATTTGTAGAAGTAACAACAGAAGAGAGTTATCAGAATATGATTGCAGAAAGTAATGATTATGATAAAAACGAAAAGGTGGAAATCAAGAAGAGAATGTCAGCCTTGAACAAATCCATTCTCATGCCAGAACTCAAGCTGGGCGAAGCTTACCAAATTGGTGCAGCATATTTCCGCAAATACCTTAACTATAAACATCTGGGAATGGAGCAGGCCTTCAAAATGTTGTGGAACTATCATTTGAAAGGACTCCTCTTTGAATACCTACGAGGTAATCAGAATGCAAAAGCCTATTTGGATGAATTGGAAAAGGCTTATAACAAAAAGCATGAAACGAATGATGAAACTGATAAAGACAACGGATAACAACGGAAGGGGTGAACCTTTCGACGCTGCTTTGCACTTGGGGAACTTGAAAAAGTTGTCTGCAAAACCTCTGTGCGAGCTTGATCTTGCTGAACATCCCAACTTGCTGATATTCCCTTCAGATTTCAAAGTCAATGGTGATGACATCGGCAATCAGCACATCTTTACAATAGACGAGAATCGTCTTTTGACAGGAAATATCATGGGATTCATCGGTTATAACAACACACAGGTTAGCATTCGTTCACGTTTCGCCACGAATGATACTAATGACTACTTTCTGCACTACATGCTCCAGCGTGTTTTCGCTATCAATCTATTTGATCTCAAGTTTGGAACTAACAATGAGGGGGTATTCAATTTCCTCATCTATCTCTTCCCGGAATTTTTAAAGCGTGCTATACGTCAAGGTGTCTATAAAGAATACCAAACGAGAAATTACAATGATGCTAACGTGAAAGGAAGGATAGATATTGCTAGGCATATCCGTCAAAACATTTCTTTTACTGGGAAAATAGCATACACAACAAGAGAATATTCAACTGACAACCATGTTACCCAACTTGTTCGGCATACTATTGAATATCTAGCCGTCCATCCTTTGGGTAGCAATGTCCTCTATAACGATGAGGAAACTCGTAATGCAGTAAGCGGAATATGTCAAGCAACGCCAACATATAATCGTAAAGAACTTCGGAGTGTCATCAATTGCAACCTCCGGCCTTTAAGCCACCCATTTTTCATAGAATACCGTAACTTGCAACTTCTCTGCTTGCAAATACTTCAACATGAAGAAATAAGGTATGGTAACGATAATAATAATCAAATATATGGCATCCTTTATGACGGTGCATGGTTGTGGGAAGAGTATTTAAATACCGTGTTAAGGGATATTGGGTTTCTGCATCCTAAAAACAAAATAGGTGAAGGTGGAATACATATATTCACAGACAAAGTTGGCCGTGAGAAAGCGATGCCTGATTATCATAGGTCAGACATAGTGCTTGATGCAAAATACAAGCGATATTCAGACTGGAGTGCAGTGTCACGCGATGACAGGAACCAATTAATAGCCTATATGCATTTGTATAATACAGTAAATAGCGGCTTTATAGTGCCACTGGAAAATTCTGACATTAAAATGACAAGGTCTCTTAGTGGTCGTGGAGGGACAATGTCAATTATTGGAATGAATGTTTCTACAATCTGCGACAATTTTAAAGATTTCTGTTCGCATATGGCAAAGGAAGAAAAGTTGCTTAAAGAGAAAATCGCTCAGATTTGTGATTGTAGCCGTATAGAACACACGTAAAGAAATAGAGGCAACTAAAAATAGTAGGAACTGAAAACCATTTATTGTATAAAATGGTGACAAAAGAGATTATTAACAAAAAATGAATGATTATGAATAATCCAACACGCACAACAAACAGACTTCACTTTGAAGATTTTCCTTGGCAACGTTTCGAAGAGCTGGTTTTTGAAATAGTTTACAGAAAATATAAATGGGGTGAACTTTCTCCAATAGGTCAAAAGGGGAAAGATGGCGGAGTAGACATTTGGGGTGTTGACACGGAAGAAACTACTTGGTACATTCAATGTAAGAATCATCAGTCTTTCACAAAGGCAGACGCACAGGCTGCAATTGACAAGATTGTTGGCAATTACGAAATTGCCAAGAGCTGTATGCTGCTCATTGCTCTTGCTTGCAACATTACTACTGATACACTCCAATTCATAAAATCATATAGTGAGGAAAGAGGATTCAACGGAAGTGATGTGTGGGTTGGGACGAAACTTGAAACGATGCTTTATAGTGACTATAAAGATTTGCTATATAAGTTTTTTGGTATAGAGACAGAGCACAATAGGAACATTAAAAAAGTTGTTAACGGAAACAAGGTGAGGCAGGAAGTCGAAAAGATATTGCTGCAGAAAGTCAATTGGACACCAGAGATAAGAATGGAAATAGCCAGAGATCCTTCAAAACAATTCAGATTTGAAAAGGTTGTTATACGTTCTGTTGATGATGTTGATGATTCCTATGGTGAGAATGCCAGCTATTGTGAGATCTGTCCTTATCAATTAACTGACGTTGGTATTGAGTTCCTGGATTTATATTGGGACAATTACAGAATAGCAATTGACATAGATACTAAATGTTGGAGAAGAATAAAGGACGATGACAATTTGCAGGAAAACGAATTTGACATACGTGCTGAGCATGTGGCTCTCCTTCCATATTATTGTATTATAAGCATTATGGAGAAAGGAGATGATTATTCTGACTATCCTGTTCTAATCTGTGGATTTGAGTTTAATAACACTCCGTTTTTACGCTACTATTATAAACACAAGGCATCAAAAGTCGATTTAGTTGAGGGGAAACCATTAAGTATTTCAGATTTATCCATGCTAATAGATGAGATTGAAAAGGAATATGTTGATGATATCAGTAATACCTGAAAACTATTTTTCAGAATCAACACTCAGCCATCTGAAGCCACAGCAAGGCTTGTTAGAGCGTTACCAATGTCGTGCGATTGATGTGACGCTGGCTGCCAAGTTGACGCTAACGTATGGCAAGTATCATCTTGCGTTGCTTCACAGGCTGCTAGCTATGAGCGAGGAGCAGACAACGTATCAGCAGGCAGAGCAACAGTCGGGCAATGATGCGCTCGACCTTAGTCGCTTCGCTTGCGAAGAATCAGATGACCATTTTCCATTCGTCGCCAGCGGACTTCTTGCGTCCCTATGGTAGCAAGCGACCTGAGGTCGAGCGTATGCACACACAAGAGGAAAGTACAGATGAATCTATCGCCACATATAGGGAGTTCAAACGGCTCTTAGAGGAATATGCCGACGAATACTTTGTGCCAAGCGTGGTGGAGGAGTTCTGCAAGAGGGTGTATGCTCTTAGGATTATGTTTGCCCCTTGGCTTACGCCGTACCCCCGATTAACGGGGGGGCTCAAAGGTACCAGCAAGGCAGGATAGATTACGACACCTTTTGCCAGGAATTCCAAGAACTTAGTTCTTAAGACTCGCTACGTTCATATAAGCGGCAAAGCCGAGCGGGACGAACGGTAAGCGCACACCCCTCAACGGCAGACGGCTCAGAATGTATATCGCCTCGATGCGCGAGGTGGTGGATTTCTACAAGTCTTTAGGATTTAAATCGTTGAATGACTGTTCAAATTGTTGCTTGAACCACAATGGTGGGTTGTCTTCAATTTTGTGAATACGGCTCTTCGCGATGTGCAGGGCGACAATATGGCCATAGTCTGAGTTCCCATCAACAAAAGTCAGATTCTCGAATATGTGCAGATGCTGCTTGGCCTTTGCAAGACCCTCTGTGAAGTTGAAACGTATCACTTCGTCTGTTACATCATGCCCGCCAGTTTGCGCTCTTAACTTTACTCTGCTAACGCTTTCATCTTCTGAAAGCAGTCCAAAATAGCATAAGGAAATTTTGAACTGTGCCGCCTTGAACTCATTTACCATGTTGACTACCATATCGCTGGAAAAATTGGTCTCGAAAGCGAAATCTGTTCTATCCTCTAATGCTTTCGCCTTCTGTTTTTCCAATTCTGAAGCTACAGTGCCGCTAACCCAGCGGTCAGGCCAGTCAGGGTGTTCTCTGCGTAGATTCAGCATGAGTTTGTCGCCGTCGAAGGAATGTGTGCTTACGTAGAGTGGACACAAGCGGCTTTTCCCTGCTCCATTTGGACCGGCAATGATGGTGAGTTCAGGGCGACGTTCCATTATCGTGCAATAAGATAGGAATAACGTCCCTGGCCAGGTTGCGCTGTGCGATGAAGCACGTGATATGTACGTGTCTTGCGGTCAAGGCTCACGCGATCCTCGCTGCCGTCAGGGTTTGCAAGGTAAATATTTCCCTCTTTATCGAAAAAAGGTACAGAAACACCTTGCTGCCATGCCTCTAAGTAGATTTTCTCCACTTCTTGACGCACAGCCTCGTTCACCTCCTTGACGGTCTTTCCGTTGGGCAGTTCAATATTTTCCAGTTCCTTATATGTGCACATAAAAACACTTTCGTTGTTGTTTGGTCACAAAATTACTAATTTTTCTTGAGAACAGAGGAATATTCGGCGGAAATTACCAAAATTTAATAAAAAAATACTTCTCTGAAACAACGCTCAATCACTTTAAACCCCAACAGGGATTGACAGAGCGTTATCAACGACGTGCCATTGATGTGACGCTGGCTGCCAAGTTGACGCTGACGTATGGCAAGTATCATCTGGCTATGCTTCACAGACAGTTGGCCATGAGCGAGGAACAGACAACGTATCAGCAGGGCAGGATAAACTATGCGATGTTCTGCCTCGAATATCTGGAACTCAATTCTTAAGACTCGCTACGTTCATATAAGCGGCAAAGCCGAGCGGTACCTTTACGCATGATAATGGACTACAAAAGCGGCTGGGTTGTTCATCATCGGGTGTTCTGTTCTTGGTCGGGATAGGAACGGTTTCGCACTGTCATAGTGCTGCTTTCGTCTTGTTATAGTTTCGCTTTTGCGTTGTCATAGCTTTACTTTTGATGTCCGTCCAGCCCCTAGAAGTGGCGCATCCAGCCCCTGGAACGGGTCGTTTTAGCCCCTGGATACGGTCCTTCTAAGGGCTGGGTGTAGAGCATCCAGGGGCTAGACCAGAAATGATAGCTTCGGTTTTAGACTTTAGAAACGCCTCTTCTAGACTTTAGAATACGTGCATTTAGACTTAAAAACGACCTTCTCTGAATTCTAATCCCTTACTCCACAGTCTATTTTTACTTGGCAGTAGGCGTTTTTCTTGGTTTTTCGATGATGTCGTTGTAGCCATAGGCTGTTTGTTGGTTGTACTTCAGAAAAAAGGCAAACTAGTTTCCCTTTTTCTGAAGCACGATTGACAGACAGATGAGCTTGTAGCTCATCAACAACAATATCAGCGGCTTTTATGAGGTTTTTGTTATTCAACAAGGTGTTCTATAAAAACAAAAAAAGCAGACTCTCCAAATGGTAGCCTGCTTTCTTTAATTGAGGGGAGATTCCTCATTTAGTAATTAAATTCTCCAAATTCGCTCTTGATGGTGAGACTCTTCTTGCCTTCTTCGATGTGACCCACAATCTGTGCATCGATGTTGAAAGATTTAGAGAGTTCGATAACTTTTTGGGCAACCTCTGGGCGAACATAGATTTCCATGCGATGACCCATGTTGAATACTTGATACATCTCCTTCCAATCGGTGCCGGAACATTCGTGAATGGCACGGAAAAGTGGTGGCACGGGGAACATGTTGTCCTTGATGACGCGACAGTTTTCGCTGACAAAATGTAGTACCTTGGTCTGAGCACCACCAGTGCAGTGCACCATGCCGTGGATTTCGGGACGCAGCTCGTCGAGCAGCTTCTTGATGACGGGAGCATAGGTGCGGGTGGGCGAGAGCACCAACTGACCAGCATTGACAGGAGAACCGTCAACGCTGTCTGTGAGCTTATATTTTCCGCTGTAAACCAACTCGTCGGGCACTGCGTGGTCAAAACTTTCGGGGTAGTTCTCTGCCAGATATTTGGCAAATACGTCATGACGTGCCGAGGTGAGTCCGTTGCTGCCCATACCGCCATTGTAGCGTTTCTCATAGGTTGCCTGACCTGTTGACGAGAGACCAACGATGACGTCGCCAGGACGGATGTTGGCATTGTCAATGACATCGTTGCGCTTCATGCGGCAGGTCACGGTAGAGTCCACAATGATGGTGCGTACCAAGTCGCCCACATCGGCTGTCTCGCCACCAGTGGGGTAGATGCCAATGCCCATCTCGCGCAGCTCGGACAGCAATTCGTCCGTACCATTTATGATGGCCGAGATGACTTCACCCGGCACCAACATCTTGTTGCGTCCGATGGTAGAAGAAACGAGAATGTTATCGACGGCACCTACGCAAAGAAGGTCGTCGGTGTTCATCACGATGGCATCCTGCGCAATACCTTTCCATACCGACAGGTCGCCCGTTTCTTTCCAGTACATGTATGCCAGTGAAGACTTAGTGCCAGCACCGTCGGCATGCATGATGTTACAATACTCGGGGTCACCACCCAGAATGTCTGGGATAATCTTACAGAAGGCTTGAGGAAAAATACCCTTGTCAATGTTCTTGATGGCGTTGTGTACGTCCTCTTTTGCGGCACTTACTCCGCGTTGCATGTAACGATTGTTCATTGAAACTATTGATGATTTTTAGAATTTAACTTCTGGTGCTTTTTCTGCTCCTGCGGCAGCTTCAAACTTGTCCATCTTCTCGAAGCCGAACATACCGGCAAGGATGTTGTTGGGGAAACGGCGGATGTTGATGTTGTATGCCTGCACAGACTCG
Proteins encoded in this region:
- a CDS encoding McrC family protein; protein product: MKRMMKLIKTTDNNGRGEPFDAALHLGNLKKLSAKPLCELDLAEHPNLLIFPSDFKVNGDDIGNQHIFTIDENRLLTGNIMGFIGYNNTQVSIRSRFATNDTNDYFLHYMLQRVFAINLFDLKFGTNNEGVFNFLIYLFPEFLKRAIRQGVYKEYQTRNYNDANVKGRIDIARHIRQNISFTGKIAYTTREYSTDNHVTQLVRHTIEYLAVHPLGSNVLYNDEETRNAVSGICQATPTYNRKELRSVINCNLRPLSHPFFIEYRNLQLLCLQILQHEEIRYGNDNNNQIYGILYDGAWLWEEYLNTVLRDIGFLHPKNKIGEGGIHIFTDKVGREKAMPDYHRSDIVLDAKYKRYSDWSAVSRDDRNQLIAYMHLYNTVNSGFIVPLENSDIKMTRSLSGRGGTMSIIGMNVSTICDNFKDFCSHMAKEEKLLKEKIAQICDCSRIEHT
- a CDS encoding xenobiotic reductase B translates to MCTYKELENIELPNGKTVKEVNEAVRQEVEKIYLEAWQQGVSVPFFDKEGNIYLANPDGSEDRVSLDRKTRTYHVLHRTAQPGQGRYSYLIAR
- a CDS encoding zeta toxin family protein, yielding MERRPELTIIAGPNGAGKSRLCPLYVSTHSFDGDKLMLNLRREHPDWPDRWVSGTVASELEKQKAKALEDRTDFAFETNFSSDMVVNMVNEFKAAQFKISLCYFGLLSEDESVSRVKLRAQTGGHDVTDEVIRFNFTEGLAKAKQHLHIFENLTFVDGNSDYGHIVALHIAKSRIHKIEDNPPLWFKQQFEQSFNDLNPKDL
- a CDS encoding AIR synthase-related protein produces the protein MNNRYMQRGVSAAKEDVHNAIKNIDKGIFPQAFCKIIPDILGGDPEYCNIMHADGAGTKSSLAYMYWKETGDLSVWKGIAQDAIVMNTDDLLCVGAVDNILVSSTIGRNKMLVPGEVISAIINGTDELLSELREMGIGIYPTGGETADVGDLVRTIIVDSTVTCRMKRNDVIDNANIRPGDVIVGLSSTGQATYEKRYNGGMGSNGLTSARHDVFAKYLAENYPESFDHAVPDELVYSGKYKLTDSVDGSPVNAGQLVLSPTRTYAPVIKKLLDELRPEIHGMVHCTGGAQTKVLHFVSENCRVIKDNMFPVPPLFRAIHECSGTDWKEMYQVFNMGHRMEIYVRPEVAQKVIELSKSFNIDAQIVGHIEEGKKSLTIKSEFGEFNY
- a CDS encoding restriction endonuclease, with the translated sequence MNNPTRTTNRLHFEDFPWQRFEELVFEIVYRKYKWGELSPIGQKGKDGGVDIWGVDTEETTWYIQCKNHQSFTKADAQAAIDKIVGNYEIAKSCMLLIALACNITTDTLQFIKSYSEERGFNGSDVWVGTKLETMLYSDYKDLLYKFFGIETEHNRNIKKVVNGNKVRQEVEKILLQKVNWTPEIRMEIARDPSKQFRFEKVVIRSVDDVDDSYGENASYCEICPYQLTDVGIEFLDLYWDNYRIAIDIDTKCWRRIKDDDNLQENEFDIRAEHVALLPYYCIISIMEKGDDYSDYPVLICGFEFNNTPFLRYYYKHKASKVDLVEGKPLSISDLSMLIDEIEKEYVDDISNT